A single region of the Clostridia bacterium genome encodes:
- a CDS encoding amidohydrolase family protein produces the protein MKKIDIHAHVSMWQGAPMKKGVNFITAPELKESYEKIGVDKGFIMPLLSPECRFNIQTNEEMEYISKTNPESFFWLCNIDPRMGDNNEKTDFSYYLNYYKQKGAVGLGELVANMYIDDPMMENLLYHCGECDMPVIIHIAPKTGGNYGIVDDLGLYRIEKMLKKYPKLKIVGHSQCFWSEIGTNVNNENRDGYVTGKIIEGRVAKLLRECPNLYCDLSAGSGFNALTRDLDYTYKFIEEFSDRLMFGTDIVFANQQLPLSKWLDDSFNDGYISEENYKKICRENAIRIFNLNLK, from the coding sequence ATGAAAAAAATAGATATTCATGCTCATGTTTCAATGTGGCAGGGAGCACCGATGAAAAAGGGTGTCAATTTTATTACAGCACCTGAACTTAAAGAAAGTTATGAAAAAATCGGTGTTGATAAGGGCTTTATTATGCCTCTTTTAAGTCCCGAATGCAGGTTTAATATCCAGACTAATGAAGAGATGGAATATATCTCTAAAACGAATCCTGAGTCTTTTTTCTGGTTATGTAATATTGACCCGAGAATGGGCGATAACAATGAAAAAACTGATTTTTCATATTATCTTAACTATTACAAACAAAAGGGCGCTGTCGGCTTAGGCGAACTTGTTGCTAATATGTATATAGATGACCCTATGATGGAAAACCTTTTATACCACTGCGGCGAATGTGATATGCCTGTTATTATACATATAGCACCAAAAACAGGAGGTAATTACGGAATAGTTGACGACCTTGGCCTTTACCGTATAGAAAAAATGCTTAAAAAATATCCTAAACTTAAAATTGTGGGCCATTCTCAATGTTTCTGGAGTGAAATAGGCACTAATGTTAATAACGAAAACAGAGACGGTTATGTTACAGGTAAAATTATTGAGGGCAGAGTTGCAAAACTTTTAAGAGAATGTCCTAATCTTTATTGTGATTTATCTGCAGGCAGTGGCTTTAATGCATTAACCAGAGACCTTGATTATACCTATAAATTTATTGAAGAATTTTCTGACCGTTTAATGTTTGGAACAGATATAGTATTTGCAAATCAGCAGTTGCCTTTATCAAAATGGTTGGATGATTCATTTAATGACGGATATATCAGTGAAGAAAATTATAAGAAAATCTGCAGAGAAAATGCAATAAGAATTTTTAATTTAAATCTAAAATAA
- a CDS encoding S-layer homology domain-containing protein, translating to MIKRVISLLLVLSIICVPVMANVTFSDLDSTHWGYMVVNKLVNDGTVKGYEDGSFKPSNLVTRAEFVKMMGIGPEVTSKEYSDVPNTHWGYDYIMTSGFETDDVNFYPSKPITRGEAIELLWKRQGSKKDMTAPYAIYSQYPKNPDAVKWAYNYKIMMGDDGVNLRLSDNISRVEAAALIVRTRETDYSLSNISYIDNVSDDLLKAIFDSFVLFNLETEYSANQKITNGELSKAALRIASYENNITYTNFETDLSFSHAYSKDVSIIASKVLGDKYATEEFADKNAVMEDMVAMLTYAVLHLNLVDVSNLSKDNYYSDVEKDISENKNKYLTYAFLNGIQVNSNGTLDAKKEVTYKDLAFVLLQFDSLLGTQRVYSTLKNADGSNVIYTAKLNKNTATYPSNKSDFACIIEGIDNKIYEKPFEYKSTVNYVFSFARDFSSKFIYVLTGLADTIKSQYNVDSELLVYPNLIWNSSKGFSVRLKCKILSVPNDNINIKEMFGDMLVTDIDGNLKEGMEIFIETTIPIKALL from the coding sequence ATGATTAAAAGAGTTATATCATTACTGCTTGTATTATCAATTATATGTGTTCCTGTTATGGCAAATGTTACTTTTTCTGATTTAGACAGTACTCATTGGGGATATATGGTAGTAAATAAATTGGTAAACGACGGAACTGTTAAAGGTTATGAAGACGGAAGTTTTAAACCTTCAAATCTTGTTACACGCGCCGAATTTGTAAAAATGATGGGAATAGGACCCGAAGTAACTTCTAAAGAGTATTCAGATGTTCCAAACACTCATTGGGGTTATGATTATATTATGACATCCGGTTTTGAAACTGATGATGTAAACTTCTATCCAAGTAAACCTATTACCCGTGGCGAAGCGATTGAACTTTTATGGAAAAGACAAGGCTCTAAAAAAGATATGACTGCACCATATGCAATTTATTCTCAGTACCCTAAAAACCCTGACGCAGTTAAATGGGCGTATAATTATAAAATTATGATGGGGGATGACGGAGTTAATTTAAGACTTTCTGATAATATCTCAAGAGTTGAAGCAGCAGCACTCATTGTAAGAACAAGAGAAACTGATTATTCTTTATCCAATATTTCATATATAGATAATGTATCAGATGATTTATTAAAGGCAATTTTTGATAGTTTTGTACTTTTTAATCTTGAAACAGAATATAGCGCTAATCAAAAAATAACAAACGGCGAACTTTCGAAAGCAGCATTAAGAATTGCATCATATGAAAATAATATAACTTATACTAATTTTGAAACTGATTTATCATTTAGCCACGCTTATTCCAAAGATGTGTCAATTATTGCATCCAAAGTTTTAGGGGATAAATATGCAACAGAAGAATTTGCAGATAAAAACGCAGTTATGGAAGATATGGTTGCAATGCTTACTTATGCAGTTTTACATCTTAATTTAGTAGATGTTAGCAATTTATCAAAAGATAATTATTATTCTGATGTTGAAAAGGATATATCTGAAAATAAAAACAAATATCTTACTTATGCATTTTTAAACGGAATACAGGTAAATTCAAACGGTACACTTGATGCAAAAAAAGAAGTAACATATAAAGATTTAGCATTTGTTTTACTTCAGTTTGATTCGCTTTTAGGAACACAAAGAGTGTACTCAACTTTAAAAAATGCAGACGGAAGCAATGTTATTTATACTGCAAAACTTAATAAAAATACAGCAACATATCCATCTAATAAATCTGATTTTGCTTGTATTATAGAGGGAATAGATAATAAAATTTATGAAAAACCTTTTGAATATAAATCAACTGTTAATTATGTATTCTCTTTTGCACGTGATTTTTCATCTAAATTTATTTATGTGCTTACAGGTTTAGCTGATACAATAAAAAGCCAGTATAATGTAGACAGTGAACTTCTTGTTTATCCAAATCTTATTTGGAATTCAAGCAAAGGTTTCTCTGTAAGACTAAAATGTAAGATATTAAGCGTTCCAAACGATAATATAAATATTAAAGAAATGTTCGGCGATATGCTTGTAACAGATATAGACGGTAACCTTAAAGAAGGTATGGAAATATTTATCGAAACAACTATTCCTATAAAAGCCTTATTATAA
- the glgD gene encoding glucose-1-phosphate adenylyltransferase subunit GlgD yields the protein MNAFSILFSDNYGYETERVNELASNRAIASIPFGGRYRVIDFVLSALVGAGVHNIGLVTKNKYASLMDHVGGGKDWDLNRKNGGLKFLTPFSENSSTGVVTNKIEALNSVMHYIESALPEYCILSDSNIIMNIDLKDFMKFHEDKKSDITFAYYKSGAGQENELEVSLDENSKLIDTMYHSKNVPENVNIQLNIVIIKKDLLISLIEKGITYGWYSLKKNVIAHSFNEYNIYGYKVDGYVSSINSLEDFYKTNMDLLNKDVRMELFHGKNHILTRIKDSVPTMYGDKAKVVNSLVADGAKIEGTIENCIVFRDVIVKEGAVVKNSIIMQGTIIEKDANLNCVITDVGVKVTEGKLLSGTEKMPFMINKGKTV from the coding sequence ATGAATGCTTTTAGTATATTATTTTCAGACAATTACGGATACGAAACTGAAAGAGTAAATGAACTTGCGAGTAACCGTGCTATTGCATCTATTCCGTTTGGCGGAAGATACAGAGTAATAGATTTCGTTTTATCTGCATTGGTTGGTGCAGGTGTGCATAATATAGGGCTTGTTACAAAAAATAAATACGCTTCTCTTATGGACCACGTAGGCGGAGGTAAAGACTGGGATCTTAACAGAAAAAACGGCGGACTAAAATTCCTTACTCCGTTTTCAGAAAACAGCAGTACAGGTGTTGTTACAAATAAAATTGAAGCGTTAAACAGCGTTATGCACTATATTGAGAGTGCACTTCCTGAATATTGTATCCTTAGTGACTCAAATATTATTATGAATATTGACCTTAAAGATTTTATGAAATTCCATGAGGATAAAAAATCTGATATAACTTTTGCATATTACAAGAGTGGGGCAGGGCAGGAAAACGAACTTGAAGTTTCACTTGATGAAAACTCAAAACTTATTGATACTATGTATCACAGTAAAAATGTTCCTGAAAATGTTAATATTCAGTTAAATATTGTAATAATCAAGAAAGATTTGCTTATTTCTTTAATTGAAAAAGGTATCACTTACGGCTGGTATTCATTAAAGAAAAATGTTATTGCTCACAGTTTTAATGAATATAACATTTACGGTTATAAAGTTGACGGATATGTTTCTTCCATTAACTCATTAGAAGATTTCTATAAAACCAATATGGACTTACTTAATAAAGATGTAAGAATGGAACTTTTCCACGGAAAAAATCATATTCTTACAAGAATTAAAGATTCTGTTCCTACAATGTATGGCGATAAAGCAAAAGTTGTTAATTCACTTGTTGCAGACGGAGCAAAAATTGAAGGAACAATTGAAAATTGTATAGTGTTCCGTGATGTAATAGTTAAAGAAGGCGCAGTTGTTAAAAATTCTATTATAATGCAGGGAACAATTATTGAAAAAGATGCAAATCTTAACTGTGTTATAACAGATGTTGGTGTTAAAGTTACCGAAGGAAAACTTCTTTCAGGAACAGAAAAAATGCCATTTATGATAAATAAAGGTAAAACTGTATAG
- a CDS encoding glycoside hydrolase family 13 protein has translation MQEVIYNSRNKIYKHPFGGVKTDEYVEFNIDILNTVPSSEVYLVYHEDNSNESIYIYMDKILSYDNYNRFYCKAKFDISNLYFYHFEIRDNGLVKFVGIKDNISTIGEWLPEWQLTVFDKDFDTPSWVKGATMYQIFPDRFAKSEKFRPKKSKNERKMHKEWDEIPEFIYDTPDYKANDYFGGNILGIIEKLDYIKELGIDIIYLNPVFESPEYHRYSTGNYFNIDPYFGTNEDFSLLCKECAKRDIKVILDGVFSHTGADSIYFNKYGNYDSLGAYNSPDSPYYDWYSFIEYPDVYESWWGFSNLPNVNENNPKYTEYITGKDGVIEHWQNMGCSGWRLDVADELPDEFIDNLYKTSKNNNKNSFIIGEVWEDATNKFAYGKRRRYLLGGQMDSVMNYPWRTAILEFVKFKDENLFNERIYSIIENYPPCVVNSLMNSLSTHDTFRAINYLGVNEEVKKEDYSKYILSEEEYTNGKNKLIFATFLQFTLPGIPSVYYGDEVGLDGFSDPYCRKTYPYGKEDFELLSYFKELSNVRKKNKKDLTSDFSLFYKEKGFYSFKRGNLLCGINLSDNTVTINCEKENIEFSLGKIEKNENGYNIYPNSLFILS, from the coding sequence ATGCAAGAAGTAATTTATAATTCACGAAATAAGATATATAAACACCCTTTTGGTGGTGTTAAAACAGATGAATATGTTGAATTTAATATAGATATATTAAACACTGTACCTTCTTCGGAAGTCTATCTTGTATACCATGAAGACAACAGTAATGAGTCTATATATATTTATATGGACAAAATCTTAAGTTATGACAATTACAACAGATTTTACTGCAAAGCAAAGTTTGATATTTCCAACCTTTATTTTTATCATTTTGAAATAAGAGATAATGGCTTGGTAAAATTTGTAGGAATAAAAGATAACATTTCAACAATCGGTGAATGGCTTCCTGAATGGCAACTTACAGTTTTTGATAAAGACTTTGATACACCTTCCTGGGTTAAGGGTGCAACAATGTATCAGATTTTTCCTGACAGGTTTGCAAAAAGCGAAAAATTTAGGCCTAAAAAGTCCAAAAACGAAAGAAAAATGCATAAAGAGTGGGATGAAATTCCTGAATTTATTTATGACACACCAGACTATAAGGCAAATGATTACTTTGGCGGAAATATACTGGGTATAATAGAAAAACTTGATTATATTAAAGAACTTGGTATAGATATCATTTATCTTAACCCTGTATTTGAAAGTCCTGAATATCACAGATACAGTACAGGCAATTATTTTAACATTGACCCGTATTTCGGGACAAATGAAGACTTTTCCCTTTTGTGTAAGGAATGTGCAAAAAGAGATATAAAAGTTATTTTAGACGGAGTTTTCAGCCATACAGGCGCTGACAGTATTTACTTTAATAAATATGGAAACTACGACTCGTTAGGGGCATATAATTCCCCTGATTCTCCTTATTATGACTGGTATAGTTTTATAGAATATCCTGATGTTTATGAAAGTTGGTGGGGGTTTTCAAACCTACCTAATGTTAATGAAAACAACCCTAAATATACAGAATATATTACAGGTAAAGATGGAGTTATAGAACACTGGCAGAACATGGGATGTTCAGGCTGGAGACTGGATGTTGCAGATGAGTTACCTGATGAATTTATTGACAATTTGTATAAAACTTCAAAAAATAACAATAAAAATTCCTTTATTATAGGCGAAGTGTGGGAGGATGCAACAAACAAATTCGCTTACGGTAAAAGAAGAAGATATCTTTTAGGCGGTCAGATGGACAGTGTTATGAATTACCCTTGGAGAACTGCCATTTTAGAATTTGTAAAATTTAAAGATGAAAACCTTTTTAACGAAAGAATTTATTCAATAATTGAAAATTATCCACCATGTGTTGTTAACTCTCTTATGAACAGTTTATCCACTCACGATACATTTAGAGCGATAAACTATCTTGGAGTTAACGAAGAAGTTAAAAAGGAAGATTACAGTAAATACATTTTATCCGAAGAAGAATATACAAACGGTAAAAACAAACTAATTTTTGCAACATTTTTACAGTTTACTCTTCCTGGAATTCCATCGGTATACTATGGAGATGAAGTAGGGCTTGACGGATTTTCCGACCCATACTGCAGAAAGACATATCCATATGGTAAAGAAGATTTTGAACTTCTCTCCTATTTTAAAGAGTTATCTAATGTAAGAAAGAAGAATAAAAAAGATTTAACTTCTGATTTTAGTTTGTTTTATAAAGAGAAAGGTTTTTATTCTTTTAAAAGAGGTAATCTTTTATGCGGTATTAACTTAAGCGATAATACAGTTACTATAAATTGTGAAAAAGAAAATATAGAATTTTCCTTAGGAAAAATCGAAAAAAATGAAAACGGATATAATATATATCCAAATTCTTTATTTATTTTATCTTAG
- a CDS encoding DivIVA domain-containing protein, whose translation MSSQLKFKRSLFGIKKKQVVEYIESISQNIDDKLFKKDAELATLKKDIEILKMEKAALQKEIDDFGEEKKKISDVFLKAEETAREMIDKATKNAEEILSDAENKVKESFVKMEEEQKQLTSEFNEKITAKKNELNSYKNEITFLREKIRVTLNKFDEILANSSK comes from the coding sequence ATGTCCAGTCAATTAAAGTTTAAAAGAAGTCTTTTTGGTATAAAGAAAAAGCAGGTTGTAGAATACATAGAATCTATTTCTCAGAATATCGATGATAAACTTTTTAAAAAAGACGCAGAACTTGCAACTCTTAAAAAAGATATTGAAATTCTTAAAATGGAAAAAGCAGCACTGCAAAAAGAAATAGATGACTTTGGCGAAGAAAAAAAGAAGATTTCTGATGTTTTCTTAAAAGCCGAAGAAACTGCGCGTGAAATGATTGATAAGGCAACTAAGAATGCCGAAGAAATTTTATCTGATGCAGAAAATAAGGTTAAAGAATCTTTTGTTAAAATGGAAGAAGAACAAAAACAGTTAACCAGTGAATTTAACGAAAAAATAACTGCCAAAAAGAATGAACTAAACAGTTATAAAAATGAAATAACATTCTTAAGAGAAAAAATTAGAGTAACTTTAAATAAGTTTGATGAAATTCTTGCAAATTCTTCCAAGTAG
- the glgA gene encoding glycogen synthase GlgA — protein MKILFAASEAAPFVKVGGLGDVMGGLPKELNQKGIDARVILPLYSAIKPEMRNKLEYITNINVSNSWRNNYCGIFKCEVDGVIYYFIDNEQYFHREKVYGAYDDGEIFAFFSRAVLEVLPIIDFIPDIINANDWHTAMIPVYLNAYYRLRDEYKNIKTVLSIHNIEFQGKFDPYILGQLFGLDLCHKSVLMYDGDINILKAGIESADLVSTVSNNYAEEILREEHSFGLHHILNARRDKLRGIINGIDTNVFNPDNDEFIKTKYNYSKIRNKRYNKLDLQKSMALSTDEDVPVIAMVTRLTKQKGLDLFYPVMDEIANLPMQLLILGTGAEEYENMLRGWEHRRHDKIRSIIKFSASMASKLYAGADLFLMPSKSEPCGLSQLIAMRYGTIPIVHTVGGLKDTVEPYNPVTKEGCGITFQSYNSYDMLDAIKRGIELYYDKENFKTVRKNAMAKDVSWNYPAEQYIKMYKELV, from the coding sequence ATGAAAATTCTTTTCGCAGCGTCTGAGGCCGCTCCTTTTGTAAAAGTCGGAGGGCTTGGAGATGTTATGGGTGGTTTACCCAAAGAACTAAACCAAAAGGGTATTGATGCAAGAGTTATATTACCTTTATATTCTGCCATCAAGCCTGAAATGAGAAACAAATTAGAGTACATTACAAATATTAATGTAAGCAACAGTTGGAGAAACAATTATTGCGGAATATTTAAATGTGAAGTTGATGGAGTTATTTATTATTTTATAGATAATGAGCAGTATTTCCATCGTGAAAAAGTTTACGGAGCATATGATGACGGAGAAATTTTTGCATTCTTTTCACGTGCAGTTTTAGAAGTTCTTCCGATTATCGATTTTATTCCGGATATTATTAACGCGAATGACTGGCATACTGCAATGATTCCTGTTTATCTTAACGCTTATTACAGATTAAGAGACGAATATAAGAATATAAAAACTGTTCTGTCAATTCATAATATTGAATTCCAGGGTAAGTTTGACCCTTATATATTAGGTCAGTTATTTGGTTTAGATTTATGCCATAAATCTGTTCTTATGTATGACGGTGATATAAATATATTAAAAGCAGGTATTGAATCTGCCGACCTTGTTTCTACCGTAAGTAATAATTATGCGGAAGAAATTTTAAGAGAAGAACACTCATTTGGTCTTCATCATATATTAAATGCAAGAAGAGATAAACTAAGAGGAATTATAAACGGTATTGATACTAATGTATTTAATCCAGATAATGATGAATTTATAAAAACAAAATATAATTATTCTAAAATCAGGAATAAAAGATATAACAAGTTAGATCTTCAAAAGAGTATGGCTCTATCAACAGATGAGGATGTTCCTGTTATTGCTATGGTTACAAGACTTACCAAGCAAAAAGGGCTTGACTTATTCTATCCTGTTATGGACGAAATTGCCAACCTGCCTATGCAGCTTTTAATTTTGGGCACAGGTGCAGAAGAATATGAAAATATGCTAAGAGGTTGGGAACACAGAAGACATGATAAGATTAGAAGTATAATTAAATTCTCAGCGTCTATGGCATCAAAACTTTATGCCGGAGCAGACTTGTTCTTAATGCCTTCAAAATCTGAACCATGTGGATTATCTCAGTTAATAGCAATGAGATATGGTACAATTCCTATCGTTCATACAGTTGGCGGGCTTAAAGATACTGTTGAGCCTTATAACCCTGTAACAAAGGAAGGATGCGGTATAACATTCCAAAGTTACAACAGTTACGATATGCTTGACGCTATCAAAAGAGGTATTGAACTTTATTACGATAAAGAAAACTTTAAAACAGTTAGAAAAAATGCTATGGCAAAAGATGTCAGCTGGAATTATCCTGCTGAACAATATATAAAAATGTATAAAGAATTAGTATAA
- the glgB gene encoding 1,4-alpha-glucan branching protein GlgB: MNEFANEKNKLAEYLFHEGTNYKSYEYLGAHMKDDLCIFRVWAPNAKEVYVSGSFNNWDKYQYRAYRITQGGIFECVIKGVKEFDSYKYLIVTEDKGEFYKADPYGFHCETRPGTASKVYDTDNFKWSDNTWMENRVAPYNKPVNIYEVHIGSWKKYKDGNPYSYLKIAEELIPYVKEMGYTHVELMPLSEYPYDKSWGYQVTGYYAPTSRYGTPKEFMEFVNLCHKNNIGVILDWVPAHFPKDAHGLYEFDGSYLYEYADEFKREHPDWGTRIFDYGKNEVNCFLISNACFWFDKYHIDGLRVDAVASMLYLDYGRKHGMWRPNKYGGNGNMEAKEFLQKLNTRVFEEFKGVMMIAEESTAWPMVTYPVSDGGLGFNYKWNMGWMNDSLLYIKQDPFMRKGVHNNLTFSLTYAFSENFVLPLSHDEVVHGKQSLISKMPGDYEDKFANLRAYYGYMYAHPGKKLLFMGSEFGQFIEWNEEKELDWTLLGFDKHKELNTFVKDLNNVYINKTPFWELDNTWDGFDWAALDDDNNNIISFFRYDKEGNAVLCVCNFSGVTHKDYKIGVPKSGVYDEIFSSDSSLYGGKGISNGKVNAKKGKMHGRDYYISISIPAFSTTYFYKKNYKKNK, translated from the coding sequence ATGAATGAATTTGCAAATGAAAAGAATAAATTAGCCGAGTATCTTTTCCATGAAGGAACTAATTATAAATCATACGAATACTTAGGCGCTCATATGAAAGACGACTTATGCATTTTCAGAGTGTGGGCTCCTAATGCAAAAGAAGTTTATGTTTCAGGCTCATTTAATAACTGGGATAAATACCAGTACAGAGCATACCGAATAACACAGGGCGGAATTTTTGAATGTGTTATAAAAGGTGTTAAAGAGTTTGACAGTTATAAATATCTTATAGTTACAGAAGATAAAGGGGAGTTTTATAAGGCTGACCCATACGGTTTCCACTGTGAAACAAGACCTGGCACTGCATCTAAAGTGTATGATACAGACAATTTTAAATGGAGTGATAATACCTGGATGGAAAACAGGGTTGCCCCTTATAACAAGCCTGTTAATATCTATGAAGTGCATATCGGTTCATGGAAGAAATATAAAGATGGAAATCCTTACAGTTACTTAAAAATTGCAGAAGAACTTATTCCGTATGTTAAAGAAATGGGCTATACACATGTAGAACTTATGCCTCTATCAGAATATCCTTACGATAAATCATGGGGATATCAGGTTACAGGATACTATGCACCAACATCGCGTTATGGAACTCCAAAAGAATTTATGGAATTTGTTAATCTTTGCCATAAAAACAACATTGGTGTTATTTTAGACTGGGTACCTGCTCATTTCCCAAAAGATGCTCATGGTCTTTATGAGTTTGACGGAAGTTATCTTTATGAATATGCCGATGAATTTAAAAGAGAACATCCGGACTGGGGAACAAGAATTTTTGACTATGGAAAAAATGAAGTTAACTGCTTTTTAATTTCCAATGCATGTTTCTGGTTTGATAAATACCATATTGACGGTTTAAGAGTTGACGCTGTTGCATCCATGCTTTATTTAGACTATGGAAGAAAACACGGAATGTGGAGACCTAATAAATACGGTGGCAACGGTAATATGGAAGCCAAAGAGTTCTTACAGAAATTAAATACACGAGTATTTGAAGAATTCAAAGGCGTTATGATGATAGCAGAAGAATCTACAGCGTGGCCTATGGTTACTTACCCTGTGTCTGACGGTGGGCTTGGATTTAACTATAAATGGAATATGGGCTGGATGAATGATTCACTGCTATACATTAAACAGGATCCGTTTATGAGAAAAGGTGTACATAACAACTTAACCTTTTCATTAACCTACGCTTTTTCTGAAAACTTTGTTTTACCTCTTTCACACGACGAAGTTGTTCACGGAAAGCAATCGCTCATTTCCAAAATGCCTGGCGACTATGAAGATAAGTTCGCTAACTTAAGAGCATATTACGGTTATATGTATGCACACCCTGGTAAAAAACTTCTGTTTATGGGCAGTGAATTCGGTCAGTTTATAGAGTGGAACGAAGAGAAAGAACTTGACTGGACGCTTTTGGGCTTTGATAAACACAAAGAATTAAATACCTTTGTTAAAGATTTAAATAATGTTTATATAAATAAAACACCGTTCTGGGAACTTGATAATACATGGGACGGATTTGACTGGGCAGCACTTGATGATGACAATAATAATATAATATCCTTCTTCCGTTATGATAAAGAGGGAAATGCAGTGCTTTGTGTATGTAATTTCTCAGGTGTTACTCATAAAGATTATAAAATCGGAGTTCCAAAAAGCGGAGTATATGATGAGATATTTTCTTCTGACAGTTCTCTTTACGGGGGCAAAGGTATCTCAAATGGTAAAGTAAATGCTAAAAAAGGAAAAATGCATGGCAGAGACTACTATATTTCCATTAGCATCCCTGCTTTTTCAACAACATATTTTTATAAAAAAAATTATAAGAAAAATAAATGA
- a CDS encoding glucose-1-phosphate adenylyltransferase, giving the protein MAKKKEMIAMLLAGGQGNRLYVLTNQRAKPAVPFGGKYRIVDFTLSNCTNSGIDTVGVLTQYRPLELNSYIGNGQPWDLDRMNGGVYILPPYTGSSASWYKGTANAIYQNINFIEQYDPEYVLILSGDHVYKMDYSKMLSYHKEKGADATIAVMDVPIEQASSFGIMNTNDDLSIREFEEKPKVPKSNKASMGIYIFKWEKLREYLIRDEEKGENTSNDFGKDIIPAMLNDNQKMFAYPFEGYWKDVGTIDNLWEANMDLLNPSIAINIWDPLWRIYCRHDVTTPHYIDDNANIVNSMVTEGCYVNGKLNYSILFSDVTVEKDADVEYSVVMRNTKIGKDAVVKYAIIADDVVIEDGAVIGAAPEEFKNPEKWGVAVIGQGAVVKSGQVVLPGEMIAPNQGRE; this is encoded by the coding sequence ATGGCTAAAAAGAAAGAAATGATTGCCATGCTTTTAGCAGGCGGTCAGGGAAACAGACTGTATGTTTTAACTAACCAACGTGCAAAACCCGCAGTTCCGTTTGGTGGTAAGTACAGAATTGTTGATTTTACACTTTCAAATTGCACAAATTCAGGTATAGATACCGTCGGGGTACTTACCCAATATCGTCCTTTGGAACTTAACTCGTATATCGGGAACGGTCAGCCATGGGATCTTGACAGAATGAACGGTGGTGTTTATATCTTACCTCCTTACACAGGAAGTTCTGCTTCCTGGTATAAAGGTACAGCGAATGCAATCTATCAAAATATTAATTTTATAGAGCAGTATGATCCTGAATATGTTCTTATACTTTCAGGCGACCATGTATATAAAATGGACTATTCAAAAATGCTTAGTTATCATAAAGAAAAGGGTGCTGACGCAACAATTGCAGTTATGGATGTGCCTATTGAACAGGCTTCAAGTTTCGGTATTATGAATACTAATGATGACCTTTCCATAAGAGAATTTGAAGAAAAACCAAAAGTGCCTAAATCTAATAAAGCATCAATGGGTATCTACATATTCAAGTGGGAAAAATTAAGAGAATACCTTATCCGTGATGAAGAAAAAGGCGAAAATACATCTAATGACTTTGGTAAGGATATAATTCCTGCAATGCTTAATGATAACCAGAAGATGTTTGCATATCCGTTTGAAGGTTACTGGAAAGATGTTGGTACAATAGATAATCTTTGGGAAGCCAATATGGACTTACTTAACCCAAGTATTGCTATAAATATATGGGATCCACTTTGGAGAATTTATTGCAGACATGATGTTACAACACCTCATTATATCGATGATAATGCAAATATCGTAAATTCTATGGTAACAGAAGGGTGTTATGTTAACGGTAAACTTAATTATTCTATACTATTCTCAGATGTAACCGTTGAAAAGGATGCCGATGTTGAATACTCTGTTGTAATGCGTAATACAAAAATAGGCAAAGATGCAGTTGTTAAATATGCTATTATTGCAGATGATGTTGTTATAGAAGATGGCGCAGTTATCGGAGCAGCCCCTGAAGAGTTTAAAAATCCTGAAAAATGGGGAGTAGCAGTTATAGGTCAGGGTGCAGTTGTTAAATCAGGTCAGGTTGTTTTACCTGGCGAAATGATTGCACCAAATCAGGGAAGAGAATAG